One stretch of Ornithinimicrobium ciconiae DNA includes these proteins:
- a CDS encoding GlsB/YeaQ/YmgE family stress response membrane protein, which translates to MIWTIIGALIVGCIIGPLARLILPGKQNISLPMTILIGAVGSVGGSWLYTLLSGNENTKGIDWIAFALGIVVAIVLVLIYGAITGKDDTHKRLR; encoded by the coding sequence ATGATTTGGACCATCATCGGGGCGCTGATCGTCGGCTGCATCATCGGGCCGTTGGCACGTCTCATCCTGCCCGGCAAGCAGAACATCTCCCTGCCGATGACCATCCTGATCGGCGCAGTGGGCTCCGTCGGAGGGTCCTGGCTGTACACCCTCCTCAGCGGCAACGAGAACACGAAGGGCATCGACTGGATCGCCTTCGCCCTCGGCATCGTCGTGGCCATCGTGCTGGTGCTCATCTACGGCGCCATCACCGGCAAGGACGACACCCACAAGCGGCTGCGCTGA
- a CDS encoding DUF3107 domain-containing protein, which translates to MEVRIGVKQVSREVVVESTQTPQEVQDIVTAALAGEGPLSLSDDKGRLVVVPVEAIGYVEIGVEDAGRVGFGSY; encoded by the coding sequence ATGGAAGTACGAATCGGTGTCAAGCAGGTCAGCCGTGAGGTAGTCGTCGAGTCCACCCAGACCCCGCAGGAGGTCCAGGACATTGTGACCGCCGCGCTGGCGGGCGAGGGTCCGCTGTCGCTCTCGGACGACAAGGGACGTCTCGTCGTGGTGCCGGTCGAGGCCATTGGCTACGTCGAGATCGGTGTCGAGGACGCCGGACGGGTCGGCTTCGGAAGTTACTAG
- a CDS encoding TetR/AcrR family transcriptional regulator → MHRPRIGPSAPVGARPEEDNLPSNDATINARLPRAERREQLLATAQGAFVESGYHATSMDEIAERAGVSKPVLYQHFDGKLELYLGLLETQSDLLISQLEAALTSSEDNAERITATVRAYFEFADAPNGAHRLLFETDLVSEPAVRQLLDRPYRACADAVARLIVEDTGLPFRSAQLLGVSLVGMAQACAQQWVSEGRPTPLEEAVDLVATVAWRGLGRFPLNRAETSAD, encoded by the coding sequence GTGCATCGGCCCAGGATAGGACCGAGCGCTCCCGTCGGAGCACGACCCGAGGAGGACAACCTGCCGAGCAACGACGCGACCATCAACGCTCGTCTCCCCCGCGCCGAGCGTCGCGAGCAGCTGCTGGCGACTGCGCAGGGCGCGTTCGTCGAATCCGGTTACCACGCCACCTCGATGGACGAGATTGCCGAGCGGGCCGGAGTGAGCAAGCCGGTGCTCTATCAGCACTTCGACGGCAAGCTTGAGCTCTACCTCGGGCTGCTGGAGACGCAGAGTGACCTGCTCATCAGTCAGTTGGAGGCGGCGCTCACCTCGAGCGAGGACAACGCCGAGCGGATCACGGCCACCGTGCGTGCCTACTTCGAGTTCGCGGACGCACCCAACGGCGCGCACCGCCTGCTCTTTGAGACCGACCTGGTCAGCGAGCCCGCCGTGCGCCAACTGCTGGACCGGCCCTATCGCGCGTGCGCGGACGCCGTGGCCAGGCTGATTGTCGAGGACACCGGTCTGCCCTTCCGCAGCGCCCAACTGCTCGGAGTCAGCCTGGTCGGCATGGCCCAGGCCTGCGCCCAGCAGTGGGTCTCCGAGGGCCGCCCGACCCCGCTGGAAGAGGCGGTCGACCTCGTGGCCACGGTCGCCTGGCGTGGTCTGGGCCGTTTCCCGCTGAACCGGGCAGAAACCAGCGCCGACTAA
- a CDS encoding MGMT family protein: MIDLVDTIPSGRVLSYGDIAELLEYGGARQVGQVMSRYGSATNWWRVVRADGRLPQGHEVEARQRHVAEGTPLTRTGIDMRRARWDGVGGP, from the coding sequence GTGATCGACCTTGTCGACACTATCCCCTCCGGGCGTGTCCTCAGCTATGGGGACATCGCAGAACTGCTGGAGTATGGCGGGGCGCGCCAGGTCGGTCAGGTCATGTCGCGCTACGGGAGCGCCACGAACTGGTGGCGGGTGGTTCGCGCCGACGGCAGGCTCCCCCAGGGGCACGAGGTCGAGGCCAGGCAGCGGCACGTGGCGGAGGGAACCCCGCTGACCAGGACCGGGATCGACATGCGCCGGGCCCGGTGGGACGGTGTCGGTGGCCCCTGA
- a CDS encoding ATP-dependent helicase, with translation MSTPTDHLDPSQRAAVRERVPVLTVLGAPGTGKTHVAVATVTDRVVRDGLSADAALVLAPTRVAAGRLRDAITAAVGGTTTQPTARTPSAFAFSLLADAAAADEEPAPRLLTGAEQDVVLGDLLAGHRESGRGPRWPSGLREALGTRGFRDQLRDLLMRTVENGLGPEELADLADQQGRPEWRAAAEVLREYDQVTALQRPAAYDPAWICTAAADRLAADEELLGQVRRRIQLVVVDDAQELTASAARLIEQVHHAGMSVVLIGDGDVTGQGFRGADPARFMRLADRLAARCESACARAVLAVSHRRGTVLMEATGRVVDRVGAATGVDHRRPEPRGESAPVGLESAEQPEGAGHSALCVPAPALPEPLSVRTVRTAAQEAALVAGWFREAHLGEAALPWSRMAVLARSRSRLEQVRRALVNAGVPVHDPPSTGALQEHAVVRALLLAYELCLRPTPHCTSSEAVELVTSALGGADPVAMLRLRRVLAAGERESGGARPSEEVLAALLDQPGLLQFLGPDAEPAARCAEVLAAGRSAAARDEHGGWGPGVTAETVLWALWSTAGVADAWRVAALAGGPAGARADRDLDAVMTLFGAAEAYVDRLPGRGPDGFLAHVRALQVSPDSLVARARPTEAVEVLTPQSAAGREWDRVAVVGVQEGAWPDLRLRDSLLGAETLVSVLHGREVQGPAGLRAAQAQVRVDEVRQFYAALTRSRQALLVTAVASVDEQPSSFLDLLDPVEGERVPVEVAPPLTLRSLVARLRADLVRAQRAGDQEARDRAAAHLLTLDEAGVPGADPASWWHGRALSDDRALQAEGPVPVSPSRVQVFSECQLRWILGSHGGDAGGATASAVGTLVHDVVAEAPGGEVEELTEALRARWHELALGEGWVQTRQWERAVRMLQRYAGYAAEAAAEGRELVGVELDITARHERALITGRVDRLEREASGDLLVIDLKTGSSRPAGKEIPHHPQLGVYQVAVVQGGQITRTDDAGQTTDVPVQDAAQRSAGAALVHLGAASGTTTVTHGTQRQAPLDQDPDPGWAHDLVARTADGMAGAEFPASPGHWCRVCPVRFSCPIQPEGRMLA, from the coding sequence ATGAGCACCCCGACGGATCACCTCGACCCCTCCCAGCGTGCGGCCGTGCGCGAGCGTGTGCCGGTGCTGACGGTGCTCGGGGCACCCGGCACGGGCAAGACGCACGTGGCGGTCGCCACGGTCACCGACCGCGTGGTGCGGGACGGACTGTCGGCCGATGCCGCCCTGGTGCTGGCGCCCACCCGGGTGGCAGCCGGGCGGCTGCGTGACGCGATCACGGCAGCGGTCGGAGGCACGACCACGCAGCCAACGGCCCGCACACCCTCGGCCTTCGCCTTCAGTCTCCTGGCCGATGCCGCCGCTGCCGACGAGGAGCCAGCGCCCCGCCTGTTGACCGGCGCCGAGCAGGACGTGGTGCTCGGCGACCTGCTGGCCGGACACCGTGAGTCGGGACGCGGACCCCGCTGGCCGAGCGGGTTGCGTGAGGCACTTGGCACCCGTGGCTTCCGGGACCAGTTGCGCGACCTGCTGATGCGCACGGTCGAGAACGGCCTCGGCCCCGAGGAGCTGGCCGATCTCGCTGACCAGCAGGGTCGTCCGGAGTGGCGGGCGGCCGCCGAGGTGCTGCGCGAGTACGACCAGGTGACTGCTCTCCAGCGCCCGGCTGCCTACGACCCGGCCTGGATCTGCACCGCCGCGGCGGACCGGCTGGCCGCCGACGAGGAGCTGCTGGGGCAGGTGCGTCGGCGGATCCAGCTCGTGGTCGTGGACGACGCCCAGGAGCTCACCGCCTCCGCGGCGCGTCTGATTGAGCAGGTCCACCACGCCGGGATGTCGGTCGTGCTGATCGGTGACGGCGACGTGACGGGCCAGGGCTTTCGGGGTGCTGACCCGGCACGGTTCATGCGACTGGCGGACCGGTTGGCGGCCCGCTGCGAGAGCGCCTGCGCGCGCGCTGTGCTCGCCGTGAGTCATCGGCGCGGCACCGTGCTGATGGAGGCCACCGGCCGGGTAGTTGACCGGGTCGGCGCGGCCACCGGAGTGGACCACCGACGACCCGAGCCACGGGGGGAGTCTGCGCCCGTGGGGCTCGAGTCTGCCGAGCAGCCGGAGGGCGCTGGTCATTCTGCGCTCTGCGTCCCCGCGCCGGCGTTGCCGGAGCCGCTGAGCGTTCGCACCGTGCGCACCGCGGCCCAGGAGGCTGCCTTGGTGGCCGGCTGGTTCCGCGAAGCGCACCTGGGGGAGGCCGCGCTCCCGTGGTCGCGCATGGCGGTGCTGGCGCGCAGCCGCTCGCGGCTCGAGCAGGTGCGTCGCGCCTTGGTCAACGCCGGTGTCCCGGTGCACGATCCGCCCAGCACTGGGGCGCTGCAGGAGCACGCGGTAGTGCGGGCGCTGCTGCTGGCTTATGAGCTCTGCCTGCGCCCGACCCCGCACTGCACTTCCAGCGAGGCGGTGGAGTTGGTGACCTCCGCGCTCGGTGGTGCGGATCCGGTGGCCATGCTGCGGCTGCGTCGGGTCTTGGCCGCGGGGGAGCGAGAGTCGGGTGGGGCCCGACCCTCGGAGGAGGTGCTGGCCGCACTCCTGGACCAACCTGGGCTGTTGCAGTTCCTGGGACCGGACGCGGAGCCCGCGGCGCGCTGCGCCGAGGTCCTCGCGGCTGGCCGGTCGGCAGCCGCGCGCGACGAGCACGGCGGCTGGGGTCCGGGCGTCACCGCTGAGACCGTCTTGTGGGCACTCTGGTCGACGGCCGGGGTGGCTGACGCCTGGCGGGTGGCGGCTCTCGCCGGCGGACCAGCCGGGGCTCGTGCGGATCGGGACCTCGACGCGGTCATGACTCTCTTCGGAGCCGCGGAAGCCTACGTTGACAGGTTGCCCGGGCGTGGCCCCGACGGCTTCCTGGCACACGTCCGGGCGTTGCAGGTCAGCCCCGACTCCCTGGTGGCGCGGGCGCGACCGACCGAGGCGGTGGAGGTGCTCACCCCACAGTCGGCAGCAGGGCGGGAGTGGGACCGGGTCGCGGTGGTTGGGGTGCAGGAGGGGGCGTGGCCGGACCTGCGGCTGCGTGACTCATTGCTGGGCGCCGAGACCCTGGTGTCCGTGCTGCACGGACGAGAGGTTCAGGGACCGGCCGGACTGCGGGCGGCCCAGGCCCAGGTCCGGGTCGACGAGGTGCGTCAGTTCTATGCCGCGCTGACCCGCAGCAGGCAGGCGCTCCTGGTGACTGCAGTGGCCAGCGTGGATGAGCAGCCGTCGAGCTTCCTGGACCTGCTGGACCCGGTCGAGGGGGAGCGGGTGCCGGTCGAGGTGGCCCCGCCGCTGACCCTGCGCAGCCTGGTGGCCCGGCTGCGCGCAGACCTGGTCCGGGCCCAACGTGCCGGCGACCAGGAGGCCAGGGATCGTGCTGCAGCGCACCTGCTGACGCTGGACGAGGCTGGAGTGCCGGGAGCGGATCCCGCCAGCTGGTGGCACGGTCGGGCGCTGTCCGACGACCGGGCCCTGCAGGCGGAGGGGCCGGTGCCGGTCTCGCCGTCACGCGTCCAGGTCTTTAGCGAGTGCCAGTTGCGCTGGATCCTGGGCTCCCACGGTGGTGACGCCGGGGGTGCCACCGCCAGCGCGGTCGGCACCCTGGTCCATGACGTCGTCGCAGAGGCACCCGGCGGTGAGGTGGAGGAGCTGACCGAGGCGCTGCGCGCGCGGTGGCACGAGCTGGCACTGGGCGAGGGCTGGGTCCAGACCCGCCAGTGGGAGCGTGCCGTGCGCATGCTGCAGCGTTATGCCGGGTATGCCGCCGAGGCCGCGGCAGAGGGGCGGGAGCTGGTGGGCGTCGAACTGGACATCACCGCGCGGCACGAGCGCGCGCTGATCACCGGTCGGGTGGACCGGCTCGAGCGGGAGGCGTCCGGTGACCTGTTGGTGATCGACCTCAAGACCGGCTCGTCCCGTCCGGCGGGCAAGGAGATCCCGCACCACCCACAGCTCGGGGTCTATCAGGTCGCGGTGGTTCAGGGAGGACAGATCACCAGGACCGATGACGCAGGGCAGACCACCGATGTCCCGGTTCAGGATGCTGCTCAGCGCTCGGCCGGTGCGGCGCTCGTGCACCTCGGGGCAGCGAGCGGCACCACCACGGTGACCCATGGCACCCAGCGACAGGCACCACTGGACCAGGACCCGGATCCGGGCTGGGCGCACGACCTGGTGGCCCGCACCGCAGACGGCATGGCGGGAGCCGAGTTCCCGGCCTCACCGGGCCACTGGTGCCGGGTGTGTCCGGTGCGCTTCAGCTGCCCGATCCAGCCGGAGGGGCGGATGCTCGCGTGA
- a CDS encoding ATP-dependent helicase, with product MRPAAPPAAPLGALEIAAALGQLPPTDEQIAVIEAPLEPTLVVAGAGSGKTETMAARVVWLVVNRIVRPEEVLGLTFTRKAAIELGERIGRRLRAATERGLWAPEEDEVPLPEVSTYHAYAGRLVSEHGLRWGIEPDSRLLSEASAWQLAHEVVHTTDADMTGFEKAPSTLVDAVLSLSGELAEHLVDPGPARDLVERFADRLSTLPGRDHKKALAVGPATASALRDQARVYPLVDRYRELKRSRGLLDFADQMALAAQLAASLPVVGDQERHLHRAVLLDEFQDTSEAQMVLLSSLFSGHQLPLTAVGDPSQSIYGWRGASATTLSTFPEAFPAGGRPATVLPLSTSWRNAERILAVANDVSASLRRGSKVPVAELRPRPAVDTGTVRAARLLTHRDEARYVAEWVRGHWLDEDGSPTGRTAAVLCRNRAQFDEIVQALRGQGLPVEIVGLGGLLSAPEVADLVAVLTVAQDPTRGDALMRLLTGPVCRLGAADIDGLWAWVGALAERDGLPRSEVVLSDALDRLPPPTWSASRGRRVSETALHRVRALGQAIGRVRTLAGLPLPELLVEAERAIGLDLEVTSDPDLPPAWGRAQLDALVEVAATFSLSAERPTLGGFVDWLEAARERERGLEMAEVAVSESAVQVLTVHAAKGLEWDVVAVPGLAEGIFPSYTTQTRVSDTGWRAGQPRDKGWLTGIGALPYPLRGDAAGLPALPLDSVADTHELRDAVEDFAVAGGKHQLQEERRLAYVAFTRARHDLLVSAPVWSTGQTPRETSRFLTEVIASRDGAVELARWEPMPEMDDPAQAVNPLLAEEQFAPWPVHPDARRELVTDVVQAVLDARRAGTLAAPPADDPVGLDVTRLLRERDAARAARGAVTAGELPPHLSTSGLVELAADPDSYLRSLRRPLPRPPAQAARAGTAFHAWVERHYGVPSLVELEELLPGQEQDVIDLSVMRANFLASEWSGQIPVDVEISVETVIGGRAIRGRIDAVFADGDEFVVVDWKTGSPGSAEAQQSRLVQLAVYRLAYARLRGIDPERVTAAFFFAATGETVRPDLPSEQDVEDLVRRVAAVG from the coding sequence GTGAGGCCCGCTGCACCTCCCGCAGCTCCGCTCGGAGCCCTCGAGATCGCCGCCGCCCTCGGTCAGCTGCCACCGACCGATGAGCAGATCGCAGTCATCGAGGCGCCCCTGGAGCCCACCCTGGTCGTGGCCGGGGCAGGCTCGGGCAAGACCGAGACCATGGCGGCCCGAGTGGTCTGGCTGGTCGTCAACCGGATCGTGCGCCCCGAGGAGGTGCTGGGCCTGACGTTCACCCGCAAGGCCGCCATCGAGCTCGGTGAGCGCATCGGTCGCCGGCTGCGCGCGGCGACCGAGCGGGGTTTGTGGGCCCCGGAGGAGGACGAGGTGCCGCTCCCGGAGGTCTCGACCTACCACGCCTATGCCGGTCGTCTGGTCTCCGAGCACGGGCTGCGCTGGGGGATTGAGCCAGACTCGCGGTTGTTGTCCGAGGCCTCGGCGTGGCAACTAGCCCACGAGGTGGTGCACACCACTGATGCCGACATGACGGGCTTCGAGAAGGCTCCCTCGACCCTGGTGGACGCGGTCCTGTCCCTGTCCGGGGAGCTGGCTGAGCACCTCGTGGACCCCGGGCCGGCCAGGGACCTGGTTGAGCGCTTCGCGGACCGGCTGTCCACGCTGCCCGGCAGGGACCACAAGAAGGCCCTCGCGGTGGGGCCCGCGACGGCCAGCGCGCTCCGGGACCAGGCGCGGGTCTATCCGCTGGTGGACCGCTACCGCGAGCTCAAGCGCTCCAGGGGCCTGCTGGACTTCGCCGACCAGATGGCTCTGGCCGCACAACTGGCGGCCAGTCTGCCCGTGGTCGGAGACCAGGAGCGACACCTGCACCGAGCGGTGCTCCTGGACGAGTTCCAGGACACCAGCGAGGCCCAGATGGTGCTGCTGTCCAGCTTGTTCTCCGGGCACCAGCTGCCGTTGACCGCTGTCGGCGACCCAAGCCAGTCCATCTACGGGTGGCGGGGGGCGAGCGCCACCACTCTGAGCACCTTCCCCGAGGCCTTTCCCGCGGGCGGGCGTCCGGCCACCGTCCTGCCGTTGTCCACGTCCTGGCGCAACGCCGAACGCATCCTGGCCGTGGCCAACGATGTCTCCGCCTCGTTGCGACGAGGCAGCAAGGTGCCGGTGGCCGAGCTGCGACCCCGCCCAGCCGTCGACACCGGCACGGTGCGCGCGGCACGCCTGCTGACGCACCGTGACGAAGCGCGCTATGTCGCCGAGTGGGTGCGTGGCCATTGGCTCGACGAGGACGGCTCACCCACCGGCCGCACCGCAGCTGTGCTGTGCCGCAACCGGGCACAGTTCGACGAGATCGTCCAGGCACTGCGCGGCCAGGGCCTCCCGGTCGAGATCGTCGGTCTCGGTGGCCTGCTGAGCGCCCCCGAGGTCGCTGACCTGGTCGCGGTGCTCACCGTGGCCCAGGACCCGACTCGCGGTGATGCGCTGATGCGACTGCTCACCGGTCCCGTCTGCCGGCTCGGCGCTGCAGACATCGACGGTCTGTGGGCCTGGGTGGGGGCCCTGGCGGAGCGGGACGGGCTGCCGCGCAGCGAGGTCGTGCTCTCCGACGCCCTCGACCGACTGCCACCGCCGACCTGGAGCGCCTCCCGGGGGCGCCGGGTCAGCGAGACCGCCCTGCACCGGGTGCGGGCGCTCGGACAGGCCATCGGCCGGGTGCGGACCCTGGCCGGGCTGCCGCTGCCCGAGCTGCTGGTGGAGGCGGAGCGCGCCATCGGGCTGGACCTTGAGGTCACCTCCGATCCAGACCTGCCGCCCGCGTGGGGCCGGGCCCAGCTTGATGCCCTTGTCGAGGTGGCCGCCACCTTCTCGCTGAGTGCTGAGCGACCTACTCTCGGTGGCTTCGTGGACTGGCTCGAGGCGGCCCGTGAGCGCGAGCGCGGACTGGAGATGGCTGAGGTGGCGGTGTCGGAGTCGGCCGTTCAGGTGCTGACCGTCCACGCGGCCAAGGGGCTCGAGTGGGACGTCGTTGCGGTGCCGGGTCTGGCCGAGGGGATCTTCCCGTCATACACGACCCAGACGCGGGTGAGTGACACCGGCTGGAGAGCAGGTCAGCCCCGGGACAAGGGGTGGCTCACCGGGATCGGGGCACTGCCCTATCCCCTGCGCGGAGATGCGGCTGGACTCCCGGCCCTGCCGCTGGACTCCGTGGCGGACACCCACGAGCTGCGCGACGCAGTGGAGGACTTCGCTGTCGCCGGGGGCAAGCACCAGCTACAGGAGGAACGCCGCCTGGCCTATGTCGCCTTCACCCGGGCCCGACACGACCTGCTGGTCAGCGCCCCGGTGTGGTCGACCGGGCAGACCCCCCGGGAGACCTCCCGGTTCCTCACCGAGGTGATTGCCTCCCGGGATGGCGCGGTGGAGCTGGCGCGCTGGGAGCCGATGCCAGAGATGGACGATCCGGCGCAGGCGGTGAACCCGCTGCTGGCCGAGGAGCAGTTCGCGCCGTGGCCGGTGCACCCTGACGCCCGACGCGAGTTGGTGACTGACGTCGTGCAGGCGGTCCTGGATGCCCGGCGTGCCGGCACCCTCGCGGCACCCCCCGCCGATGACCCCGTCGGCCTCGACGTGACTCGGCTCCTGCGGGAACGGGACGCCGCCAGGGCAGCGCGGGGCGCGGTCACCGCTGGGGAGCTGCCACCGCACCTGTCGACGTCAGGTCTGGTGGAGCTTGCAGCCGACCCAGACTCCTACCTGCGCTCCCTGCGCCGGCCCCTGCCACGGCCTCCGGCCCAGGCGGCCCGGGCTGGGACGGCCTTCCACGCTTGGGTGGAGCGGCACTACGGCGTGCCTTCGCTCGTCGAGCTCGAGGAGTTGCTGCCGGGGCAGGAGCAGGACGTCATCGACCTGTCCGTCATGCGTGCCAACTTCCTCGCCAGCGAATGGTCCGGGCAGATCCCGGTCGACGTGGAGATCTCTGTCGAGACGGTGATCGGAGGGCGAGCGATCCGGGGCCGCATCGACGCCGTCTTCGCCGACGGAGACGAGTTTGTCGTCGTGGACTGGAAAACCGGCTCACCCGGGTCCGCTGAGGCCCAGCAGAGTCGGCTCGTGCAGCTGGCCGTCTACCGTCTGGCCTATGCCCGGCTGCGTGGGATCGACCCTGAGCGGGTCACCGCCGCGTTCTTCTTTGCGGCCACGGGTGAGACGGTCCGTCCCGACCTGCCGTCCGAGCAGGACGTCGAGGACCTCGTGAGGCGGGTGGCAGCGGTCGGCTGA
- a CDS encoding phosphotransferase, which produces MIRSDLALAALATAAVPGMRPVSVAAIRTGEETPQHQSALIEDVTGRTWLIRSPLGAAAGAELERNDDLIRQLGRHLPFKVPAAAGYADLGPDGRAVVYPYVEGLALSLRHLPVGPGLASAVGRAIAAVHNMPRELFEEFAVPVFDADEVRARKLAELDRAAETGHVPNGLLARWEQALDAVSMWKFATAPTHGTLDGSSFLVAFSDDSDAASGRVVGLSGWERAQVGDPAEDFARLVELANPRAVDSTFESYSLARSQRPDGYLLHRARLASEMRLLTGLAAAVGSGDEAFVRRRADELRKLDRLTTSDNSLVPRTALEPVTAVTDLSRQEEGPGTGEPFGDPAADPSAPTVTADVDTTAPVPLLPSAQPDAVSTDLDARTASDSEGPAEAETGSEAPAEAETDPEAPVDAQAEAETDPEAPIDPRAEAAVDEQTENPLESEDHPAIEVDDTDNDDEPAVIVESPADGAHLEPVSAADVTAPIPMFHPVGATGADPSPAAVDLSAPSADDTAPEEASDPSADSSAPEEGQGGPPDPQEAELLKQEADAQEREQRAADERLHTLYGMPDDPDLGAADPDGR; this is translated from the coding sequence GTGATTCGTAGCGACCTGGCTCTGGCCGCACTGGCCACTGCCGCCGTGCCCGGAATGCGACCGGTGTCGGTCGCTGCCATCCGCACCGGCGAGGAGACCCCGCAGCACCAGTCCGCCCTGATCGAGGACGTGACGGGACGCACCTGGCTGATCCGTTCCCCGCTGGGGGCCGCGGCGGGTGCGGAGCTGGAGCGCAATGACGACCTGATCCGCCAGCTCGGCCGCCACCTGCCGTTCAAGGTGCCGGCGGCCGCGGGCTATGCCGATCTGGGCCCGGACGGACGTGCGGTGGTCTATCCGTATGTCGAGGGGCTGGCCCTGAGCCTGCGTCACCTGCCGGTGGGCCCGGGTCTGGCCAGCGCCGTGGGACGCGCGATCGCGGCGGTGCACAACATGCCGCGCGAGCTCTTCGAGGAGTTCGCCGTCCCGGTCTTCGACGCCGACGAGGTGCGTGCCCGCAAGCTCGCCGAGCTGGACCGGGCCGCCGAGACCGGCCACGTGCCCAACGGTCTGCTCGCCCGGTGGGAGCAGGCTCTGGATGCCGTGTCGATGTGGAAGTTCGCCACGGCGCCGACCCACGGCACGCTGGACGGCTCCTCGTTCCTGGTGGCCTTCTCCGACGACTCCGACGCGGCCAGTGGCCGCGTGGTCGGCCTCTCCGGGTGGGAGCGCGCACAGGTCGGGGACCCCGCCGAGGACTTCGCCCGGCTGGTCGAGTTGGCCAACCCTCGGGCCGTGGACAGCACCTTTGAGAGTTACTCGCTGGCCCGGTCCCAGCGGCCGGACGGTTATCTGCTGCACCGGGCCCGCCTGGCCTCGGAGATGAGACTGCTCACCGGGCTGGCGGCAGCGGTCGGCAGTGGCGACGAAGCCTTCGTGCGCCGTCGGGCCGATGAGCTGCGCAAGTTGGACCGGTTGACGACAAGCGACAACTCCCTGGTCCCGCGGACCGCACTGGAGCCGGTCACTGCGGTGACAGACCTCTCGCGGCAGGAGGAGGGACCCGGCACCGGGGAACCGTTCGGTGACCCCGCTGCGGACCCGAGCGCCCCGACCGTGACGGCGGACGTGGACACCACGGCTCCGGTGCCGCTGCTCCCCAGCGCGCAGCCGGATGCCGTCAGCACCGACCTCGACGCCCGCACAGCGTCCGACTCCGAAGGACCCGCAGAGGCAGAGACCGGCTCCGAGGCACCCGCCGAGGCAGAGACCGACCCTGAAGCACCGGTCGACGCTCAGGCGGAGGCAGAGACCGACCCTGAAGCACCGATCGACCCTCGGGCGGAGGCAGCGGTCGACGAGCAGACCGAGAACCCTCTCGAGTCGGAGGACCACCCGGCGATCGAGGTCGACGACACCGACAACGACGACGAGCCGGCAGTCATCGTGGAGTCACCTGCCGATGGAGCCCACCTGGAGCCGGTGTCAGCAGCGGACGTGACGGCTCCCATCCCGATGTTCCACCCCGTCGGGGCCACGGGCGCTGACCCGTCCCCCGCCGCTGTGGACCTGAGCGCCCCCTCTGCCGACGACACTGCACCGGAGGAGGCAAGCGACCCGTCTGCCGACAGTTCCGCACCGGAGGAGGGGCAGGGCGGACCGCCTGACCCGCAGGAGGCTGAGCTGCTCAAGCAGGAGGCCGACGCCCAGGAGCGGGAGCAGCGCGCCGCGGACGAGCGGCTGCACACGCTCTACGGCATGCCCGACGATCCCGACCTCGGCGCGGCGGACCCCGACGGCCGGTGA
- the nudC gene encoding NAD(+) diphosphatase, with translation MSLDSEALLDLSLSRGTLHRNGNGRRDGDPVSRALADASTRVIDLADGRALTCRVDGRLRLVHRAPRFADSSLSTLYLGHDAEGIDYVAVVQDLEGGADPVESPGWRSLREAGAELDDTDSGVLTTAVALANWHARHGFCPRCGSTTEVEEGGWVRRCTQDGSQHYPRTDAAIIVAVVDPDERILLARGPHWPEGRLSVLAGFVEAGESLESAVRREVLEEVGLEVHDLSYKGNQPWPFPASLMVGYTARTNGTTITPDPVEIVEAAWFSRGELSLAARAGEIGLPPRVSIARHLIEHWLGGPLEAASDLQGARPGASRAVR, from the coding sequence GTGAGTTTGGATTCGGAGGCACTGCTCGACCTGTCGCTCTCCCGGGGAACCCTCCACCGCAACGGAAACGGCAGACGGGACGGCGATCCGGTCTCACGTGCGCTCGCGGACGCCAGCACCCGCGTCATCGACCTAGCCGACGGGCGTGCCCTCACCTGCCGGGTCGACGGACGGTTGCGGCTGGTCCACCGGGCACCCCGGTTTGCGGACTCCAGCCTCAGCACGCTCTATCTGGGCCACGACGCCGAGGGCATCGACTACGTGGCCGTCGTCCAGGACTTGGAGGGAGGCGCCGACCCGGTGGAGAGCCCGGGGTGGCGCTCCCTGCGAGAGGCCGGCGCAGAGCTCGACGACACCGACTCCGGGGTGCTGACCACTGCGGTCGCCCTGGCGAACTGGCACGCCCGGCACGGCTTCTGCCCCCGGTGCGGCTCCACCACCGAGGTGGAGGAGGGCGGTTGGGTGCGGCGCTGCACCCAGGACGGTTCGCAGCACTACCCGCGCACGGACGCCGCGATCATCGTGGCAGTGGTCGACCCAGACGAACGGATCCTGCTCGCCCGCGGCCCCCACTGGCCCGAGGGACGACTGTCGGTGCTGGCTGGTTTTGTGGAGGCCGGTGAGTCGTTGGAGAGCGCGGTGCGCCGTGAGGTGCTGGAGGAGGTGGGCCTGGAGGTGCACGACCTGTCCTACAAGGGCAACCAGCCCTGGCCCTTCCCCGCCTCCCTGATGGTGGGCTACACGGCACGCACCAACGGCACGACGATCACCCCGGACCCGGTGGAGATCGTCGAGGCGGCCTGGTTCAGCCGCGGTGAGCTCTCCCTGGCCGCCCGCGCCGGCGAGATCGGTCTGCCCCCACGCGTCTCGATCGCCCGGCACCTCATCGAGCACTGGCTGGGCGGCCCGCTGGAGGCCGCGAGCGACCTGCAGGGTGCCCGCCCGGGAGCCTCCCGGGCGGTCCGGTGA